In Haematobia irritans isolate KBUSLIRL chromosome 1, ASM5000362v1, whole genome shotgun sequence, a genomic segment contains:
- the EloB gene encoding transcription elongation factor elongin B has translation MDVFLMIRKHKTTIFTDAKENTSVAELKRMLEGILKVKPADQRLYNQDNDIMEDDNTLQDYGITMSTAKAQAPAQLGLALRKENGEFESLDITSYSSPPDLPEVMKNQEAANGKEQVA, from the exons ATG gatGTGTTCCTGATGATTAGAAAGCACAAGACTACCATCTTCACGGATGCCAAAGAGAACACATCGGTGGCCGAATTGAAACGCATGCTGGAAG gaattttaaaAGTTAAGCCAGCAGATCAGCGCTTATACAACCAAGACAATGATATTATGGAAGATGACAATACATTACAAGATTACGGTATCACTATGTCAACAGCCAAGGCGCAAGCACCAGCCCAATTAGGTTTGGCTTTAAG aaAGGAAAACGGCGAATTTGAATCACTCGATATTACATCATATTCATCACCACCAGATTTACCAGAAGTTATGAAAAACCAGGAAGCAGCAAATGGCAAAGAACAAGTggcatag
- the LOC142221674 gene encoding esterase GA18864, whose protein sequence is MTNEATSSKQKPSSSTLLEITDKVKVLCLHGYRQNGEAFKSKLGSFRKHVNKYAEFVFIDAPHKAKPMEEGAEPSPDQLSWWFNKDDGSFKGTNKNGPAFGFQESLKLVEQIWKTQGPFQGLLGFSQGACFVGLICGLAKKKLTSIKPEFAILSSGFISGSLVHKSAYEESVIIPTLHIYGLSDEIIPKELSQELANHFKNVEVLEHNGGHYFPATSQQKQTYINFFQDRLQEFLENLELQQTSNATFVEDQPQLNDDKQEESD, encoded by the exons ATGACCAACGAGGCGACTTCGTCAAAACAAAAGCCCTCTTCATCGACTCTATTAGAAATTACGGATAAAGTAAAAGTTCTATGTCTACATGGTTATCGTCAAAATGGCGAAGCTTTCAAAAGTAAATTAGGCTCATTTCGAAAGCATGTGAACAAATATGCAGAATTTGTTTTCATTGATGCACCCCATAAAGCTAAACCTATGGAGGAAGGAGCTGAACCTTCGCCCGATCAATTGAGTTGGTGGTTCAATAAGGATGACGGTTCTTTCAAGGGTACGAATAAAAATGGTCCTGCTTTCGGGTTCCAGGAAAGCTTGAAGTTAGTCGAACAAATATGGAAAACTCAAGGACCTTTCCAAGGCCTTTTGGGATTCTCTCAGGGAGCTTGCTTTGTAGGTCTAATTTGCGGATTGGCAAAGAAAAAAT TGACATCTATTAAACCTGAATTTGCCATATTATCTTCCGGCTTCATTTCTGGTAGTTTGGTTCATAAAAGTGCTTACGAAGAATCTGTCATAATTCCAACTCTCCATATTTATGGACTCTCCGATGAAATAATACCTAAAGAATTGAGTCAAGAATTGGCAAATCATTTTAAAAACGTTGAAGTATTGGAACATAATGGAGGACATTACTTCCCCGCCACATCTCAACAAAAGCAAACAtatatcaattttttccaagatcgtttgcaagaatttttagaaaatcttgaatTGCAGCAGACATCAAACGCAACATTTGTTGAAGATCAGCCTCAATTAAATGATGATAAACAAGAGGAGAGcgactaa